The following is a genomic window from Desulfobulbaceae bacterium.
AATACGTTGCAGACTCTCTCTGCTCCTTATGACTTGATTTCTCTGAAATTGTATTATGATTATTGGCCCTGAAATGATATCTCTTTTCGTCAATCAAAAGATTGACCCGCTTAATTACGTTTTCGGCAATTCTATCTAAAAATATTTCCCGATTTCCATAGGGCGGTCTGTACACCTCTGCATCAAAAATAATTGATTGCCCGTATCGATTCGGGTTCTCCATTGAGTTAATCCAACTCGGATTGTAAAAGCCACTGCCCTCATGCAGATTAAGCAGACAATCACTCTCAGCGATGAGATGTTTTAAAACTGTAACAACCTCCTCTTCGAAATGCTGTCTTCTTTTATTTTCCGGATCAGGACTGAACTTGCGATTCATGTCACCGGTCTGACCGTTGCGCTTATTGAGCAAAATCGAATAAAAATTTGCGCGAGGCACCACAATGAGGTTACCCTTCTTAAGATGTATGTCAGCATATAAGTCCGCTGTCATATAACTGCTGGGCTCATCGCCCTGGATCCCGCCAATGATCATGAGAGTTTTCCCTGGCTCATCACCCAACACACGATAAACATGGAGCTCATGGTCGGTATGAGCCAAAAAAATCTCATGCTGCATCTGCGCATTAGCTGCCACAGAAAAAAAACAGACTGCCACCAGTACAGAAAAAAGAGATGCTATAACCGGCAGGCGCAGAAACAGTAGGAAATACGATTTAGTAATCATCAGTTAACTCTTTTTAGATTTAAACAGCTTTTTTACTGTATAAAAAATCATATCGACACATGCCAGAAAATAATCGAATCTTTCGCTAAAAAAACTGCACCAAAGTAACTTGACATTTACCTTAAGGCAATGATATCACATAGTAAGTACTAATTCTCACAATACAAATATTATGAACAGACGAACATTTATAAAAGCCGTTACCGGAACCATCATCAGCAGCACATCGATGGGCATCTCTCTTCCAGCCCTGAGCGCTGCGGGGTCCCTGCCGCAACCCAATATGCATGATGGGGACATCAAAGACTATTTAGTCAAAATGCGTTTTTTTGATCTATTGCATAGCGACGACGTCTTCGTAGAGGGAAACGACCAGACCCTGTTAAACTCCGTGGTGTTCCGCCTAATGAGAATACAGCTGGTTATTGGACATGGAAATTTTCATCTTGCCGGGTTTGATGAAATTATTAACGTGGCAAAAACATATTCAGCTATAGGACAATTCACTGCAGAGGAACTCGCCTTTCTTGAGAAGATATTCTACAGAGATGCCTCTCAGTATGGCTTTATGGGAGAAAAACCCTGCCGGAACATTACCGACACCATTGACCGTTCCAAAGTTGTTAAAATCAAAAACACCGGCCATTTTCTCTATGGCAACGAGTCATTAGAAACATTTACGAAGATAAAAGATGATCTGGGCAACGATGTGATCCTCACTTCAGGGTTACGCGGCATTGCCAAACAGTTTTTGCTGTTCCTTGATAAGGCGAGAAAAAACGACAGTAACCTTTCTCTCGCTTCTCGTTCACTTGCTCCTCCAGGTTACTCATTCCACAGCGTTGGAGATTTTGATGTTGGCCAGGCAGACCTGGGAGGCGAAAATTTTTCAGAACTCTTCACCAGTACAGAAGTCTACAGGAAACTGCTTGATCACGGTTACGCAAACCTTAGATATCAGAAGGATAACCTCGTTGGTGTGCGTTTTGAACCGTGGCACATTAAGCTTGTTTAGGAGCCGTCAAAAAACAAGATGGCTATTCAAGATGGCTATTTATGATGCACAACCTTACGGCTCCTTATGCCATCTGGCTCACTAAACGGCCAGGTTATTTTCTGACAATGGCTTAATCCTGTCCTACATCTATTCCCCAAATCTCCTGGGCATATTGTTTGATAGTGCGATCGCTGGAGAATTTACCCATCCTGGCAACGTTAAGAATCGCCATTTCACGCCAACGATTCTGATTCTGATAGGCCTCACCAACCTCACGCTGACAACGCAGATAGTCTTCAAAATCCATTAAATGCAGGTAGGGATCTCTCTGGTGGTTCATCAGGTCATCCACAATTGGACGAAACATCTCCTTGTTTTCACTGGAAAATGCCCCTTGCTGAATAGCATCTATCACGCATCGTATCTCACTGTTTTCTTCATATATTTGTGTTGGTGAGCGCTTAGGAGAACGTTTTTCCCATTCCGCCTCTTCTGCGTTCATACCGAAAATAAAAATATTCTCCTTACCCACTTCTTCTCTGATCTCAATATTCGCGCCATCAAGCGTACCAATGGTAAGGGCGCCATTCAGGGAAAACTTCATATTACCCGTACCAGAGGCCTCCGTTCCCGCAGTTGAAATCTGCTCTGACAAATCCGCGGCTGGAATAATTTTTTCAGCTAATGAAACACCGTAGTTCGGGATAAAAACAACCTTTAGTGTATTGCCAACTCGTGGGTCGTTGTTAACCACATCTGCCACAGAGTTGATAAACTTAATGATCAACTTGGCCTTCCAGTAACCAGGCGCTGCTTTACCCGCAAATATTACCGTTCGCGGCGTGAACTTCTCACCTGGGCGCGTTACGATCTTTTGATAGAGGGCAATGACATGTAAAACATTTAGCAACTGCCGTTTATATTCATGGATTCGTTTCACCTGCACATCAAACATTGAATCAGTATTAACTTCAACATTGCACAAATGCTTAATCACTTTGGCTAAACGCCTTTTATTGGCCAGCTTGGCCTCATAAAACGTATCTTGAAACGCTTTATTTCCAGCGTACTCTTCAAGTTTCCGCAGCTGATCAAGATCAACGATCCATTTATCACCTATCTTCTCGGAAATCAGTGCCGATAGCCGCCGATTACATTTAAGGAGCCAGCGCCGGGGGGTAATCCCGTTTGTTTTATTGTTAAATCGTTCTGGATATAGTTGGTTAAAATCTTTAAAGAGCCGAGTCTTGATGAGTTCCGTATGCAGCTCGGCAACTCCATTCACTGAATGACTGCCAACAATCGCCAAATGAGCCATTCGAACACGCTTTGGAGGCCCTTCGTCAATTAAAGACATGTTCCGCAACAAGAGATCCTGATGTGGATATTTCTTGGCAACATCAGTTAGGAATCTCCGGTTTATTTCATAAATTATCTGCAAATGACGCGGCAACACATGGCCCAGCAGATCAACTGGCCACGTTTCCAAGGCCTCCGGCATAAGGGTGTGATTGGTATAAGCAAACGTCTTC
Proteins encoded in this region:
- a CDS encoding D-alanyl-D-alanine carboxypeptidase family protein, encoding MNRRTFIKAVTGTIISSTSMGISLPALSAAGSLPQPNMHDGDIKDYLVKMRFFDLLHSDDVFVEGNDQTLLNSVVFRLMRIQLVIGHGNFHLAGFDEIINVAKTYSAIGQFTAEELAFLEKIFYRDASQYGFMGEKPCRNITDTIDRSKVVKIKNTGHFLYGNESLETFTKIKDDLGNDVILTSGLRGIAKQFLLFLDKARKNDSNLSLASRSLAPPGYSFHSVGDFDVGQADLGGENFSELFTSTEVYRKLLDHGYANLRYQKDNLVGVRFEPWHIKLV
- a CDS encoding glycogen/starch/alpha-glucan phosphorylase — protein: MKVKNEKVRKDDDSFASLFNPKDVEGIKKTLLNHLLSFQGRDPQRAGTHDVYKALAYTMRDFLVENWINTQKSYYTKKQKRVYYLSLEFLIGRSLGNSLINMGFYDLVNKAIDDLGFDLAAVREEEEDAALGNGGLGRLAACFMDSIATMKIPAYGYGINYDFGLFHQKIINGYQVESPDNWLRFGTPWEFERTHPLYPVKFYGKVNTYLDEKGNYRSEWIDTEVVMANACDVLIPGYGNDNVINMRLWRAKASRELDLSFFGKGDYIGAVQNKVRSETISKLLYPPDDACAGQELRLKQQYFFVAATFQDIFRRYIKHNKGFAKFSDCVAVQLNDTHPSIAIPELMRLLMDENGLGWEKAWDICVKTFAYTNHTLMPEALETWPVDLLGHVLPRHLQIIYEINRRFLTDVAKKYPHQDLLLRNMSLIDEGPPKRVRMAHLAIVGSHSVNGVAELHTELIKTRLFKDFNQLYPERFNNKTNGITPRRWLLKCNRRLSALISEKIGDKWIVDLDQLRKLEEYAGNKAFQDTFYEAKLANKRRLAKVIKHLCNVEVNTDSMFDVQVKRIHEYKRQLLNVLHVIALYQKIVTRPGEKFTPRTVIFAGKAAPGYWKAKLIIKFINSVADVVNNDPRVGNTLKVVFIPNYGVSLAEKIIPAADLSEQISTAGTEASGTGNMKFSLNGALTIGTLDGANIEIREEVGKENIFIFGMNAEEAEWEKRSPKRSPTQIYEENSEIRCVIDAIQQGAFSSENKEMFRPIVDDLMNHQRDPYLHLMDFEDYLRCQREVGEAYQNQNRWREMAILNVARMGKFSSDRTIKQYAQEIWGIDVGQD